From the genome of Agelaius phoeniceus isolate bAgePho1 chromosome 24, bAgePho1.hap1, whole genome shotgun sequence:
CTATCAGTGTTCCAGAACTACTACAGATCAAGGGCAGAGATGAGCCCTGATACCTGATTTGGTATTATCTGGAACTGTGGGACAGCTCTAGGCAGCAGATTTAGTGTACCTGGGAGAGTGGGATTTTGTGCCTGGGCTCTCTGCAGTCTGATCCCTTCCACAGTCAGTTCCTTTGCCCAGGCATAGGTCTCAAGGAAGAGCTGACTGTGCCAATCTTAATTctgggaacctttgcttccttCCCCcctactccttttttttttaatttttatttttattccacaGCTTTTCTGTTCCATGGCTGCCACTTTCACCTTGAATTTTTTCCGCTCTGGGATTCAGTTTGGAAGCTGGGGGTCTTTccagctccctgggctcctgAACTTTGGGGAGTTTAAGGTAAGAGATTTACTGTTATTTCCCCACTCTTCAGTCTCTTGTTAGTCCTGTGCTTCTATCTGTTACTTTGGAGTTGATACCCTCAGACAGAATTGTCACCCTTTGATTTTAGCTACTCAAAATCAAGAGGTGTAGAGACAGAAGTGTTGGTAGGAAATTGCAGCAACTACTGTAATGTTTTTTTGTACACTCTCCTGCACAGTGCTCTGAGTCTGATAAGAAATGCCACCTCTGGACAGCTGTGGACCTGGGCTTCTTCATTCTGATGGGGATTGTAGGAGGCCTTCTTGGAGCCACCTTTAACTGCCTGAACAAGAGGCTTGCCAAGTACCGCATGCGCAACGTGCACCCCAAGCCAAAGCTGGTCAGGTATGTGTGCTCTCTCCAGTTTGTACAGGGATCTCTGCTCCCAAAGCAAAAGCATCAGTCTAGAAGACCCTTTGAGTAGGATTGGAGCAAATCTCAGACTGGTTGTTTTAAAAATCACTAAATGAATCCTGCATAGAACTTAAAAGTGAACACCAGAAAGCAAATGTTACAGTCCCTGTAATTTTTTGATGACTTTGGTGGTACAGAGAGAATTGCAATCCCTCTTATAAGGGCAGTGGAGGGAGCTGTTTATCATAAAAGCTGAACAAACCAGAGCTTTGTCTCcatgcaggtttttttttgtggcctTGTCCAGACTGATGTGGATGAAGTAGCTTATCTCACTTTTTGAAATCATATTGGTTAATTAAATTCACAATATGTGTGTTGTTTAGAGAGGGAACTTCTGTGTTATTCTGAAAGTAGCTGTTGGTTTGCTCTGGACAGCTCCTAAACACAAAGCCCAGgtttaaagggaaaaataagtGTATTTCAGCAGTTAGAAAAGAGATTGAGAGACTGTGCCTCACCCTGCCCAGTCCTATCTACCCTTTTATCCTGTAAGGATGTACAGAACATTGtttccatgtgaacagcctCATTACTGAACCCTGGGGCTTTTCATGTGTGACTGCTGTGTGTTCTCTGGGCAGAAATACCTTCTTTTTGGGGCAACCAGTTAAAAAGGGGAGCTCAGGCAATCTCTGGGAACCAAGTCAAAATTCAGCTTGACTTCCAGTGTCTCTTGTTCTGATGTTAAGCTATGGTGACTGCTGCTTCTTGCAGCCTTATCAAAGtcatctgcagagctgggactAGGTTACAGTGCTGAGTGTGGCTTCAGTGCATGGGTTGTGTTGTGTCTTTCAGAGTCTTGGAGAGCTTGCTTGTGTCGTTGACCACCACTGTCATGGTCTTTGTGGCCTCCATGGTTCTGGGGGAATGCCGGCAGATATCTTCCAGCAGGCACGGTGGCAATGACACCCTGAGCCTGCAGGTGAGGGTGAATATGTGAATATTATATTCCCTGTCATGTTTTTCACCCTGCAGAGAAGCACAGGCATGCAGTGAGCTTTTGACAGCATGCAGTGCATAACAGAACTGCAGTGAGAGCCCATGGAGGGTTGCAGGAGCTTAGGGTAATAATGAAACCTACATTGTGCTTTTGTACAAACAACTCAGGCTCTGAGTCAAGGAGCCCATTGATGTTGTTGGCCCCATCTCTGCTATTGATGTTTGAACTTCCAAAGCATGGCTGTCCTGGGGTGAAGACAATGGCTAACAGTAACAGAAGTGTTATTTCCATTCTCTCCAAAGGCTAATGTAGGAGACAGTGAATTTTAATCCTTTGTGTCTTTTGTGTTCTGCATTAGGATATATCAGAGGATGTAAATTCAAGcatcaaaacttttttttgcCCAAATGAAACGTACAATGACATGGCCACGCTCTTCTTCAACCCTCAGGAGTCAGCtatcctgcagctcttccaCCAGGATGGTAAGTAGTTACAAGACTGCCTCATCCCATGCTTTAGCTTCATCTTAGCTGGAACAGCACCACAAGGCTAGCAGCATCTTCAGGCCTTCATGGCTCTGGAGGACTGCTAGTAAAACTGGTGAAAGTCTCTTTGATGGGAAGAAAAacctgtttttcctttcttttcacttACTCATTGTCTGCACGTGTGTTTGGACTGGGAGACTCAGTAGCTGTTGTGAGATGAGCCTGCTGTGAGCTGAGGGGTGGATGATGCAAGACTATCTTGGACAGACATGTGCCCCTTTCTTTAGTCATGATTCTTCTTGTGTTGCAGGTACTTTCAGCCCAGTCACCCTATCCCTGTTCTTCCTTCTCTATTTCTTACTCTCCTGCTGGACATATGGGATCTCTGTGCCCAGTGGTCTGTTTGTACCATCACTGCTTTGTGGGGCTGCCTTCGGACGCCTGGTCGCCAACCTCCTCAAAAGGTGCATCAAGTGTGCGTGTGAGGGACATGCTGCAGGTGCACCATGAGCTCTCAGGCAGGGTTTTCTAATctgagggctctgtgctttgctCTAGTTACATTGGTCTGGATCACATCTACTCAGGAACCTTTGCACTGATTGGGGCAGCAGCATTCCTGGGAGGAGTGGTCCGCATGACCATCAGCCTGACTGTCATCCTCATTGAGTCCACCAATGAGATCACCTATGGGCTCCCCATCATGGTCACCCTCATGGTGAGTGCAGCACCCTAGCTCTGGCTTTTTGCAGACTGCTTGAACGTGTGCTGGCCATGAATCTTTGTTACTTTCAGGGCTGTCATAAGCCAAGGGGTCTTGCACTTGGAACAGCAGCTCAGTAGACCTCGTGTTTGCTATGCAGGTAGCCAAGTGGACAGGAGACTTTTTCAACAAAGGCATCTATGACATCCATGTGAACTTGCGAGGAGTGCCTCTTCTGGAGTGGGAAGCCGGCATGGAAATGGATAAGTAAGGCTGCTCCTCTTGGCCAGGCTGTGGGTGGCAGTTTGTGGTGGGTTTCTTGCTCAGAAATGCGTTAATGCAGGGGGATGATGCCTCATCTTCAACCAACCTGGTTGCTCTGAGGAGCAACTGTGAGGGCTGCTGTGAAAGGAGTTGTGTACCAGGCCTGCAGCAGGAAAGAGACACTGAAGCCCTTTCTGAGGGGGCGGGTGGGTGGAAATCTGCAGGGTGGATTTGGGAAGTTCAGCAAGAGCTTTGTGAAAACATTCCATTGGACTTTGCTTCTTGTGGAATGTCATCTTCCCACCTGTTGTCTCTTCCCAGTAGTGTTTAGAAACTTTATTGTAAGTTAGAACATTCTGCCTTTTCTCTAGTGCATCATTGATACAATgctatgttaaaaaaaataattaaaaatcaggTGTACCATCACTGCTGATACCACAGTGAAGGTGAGCACACAGGTCAAAGGAGCTAGCAGAATTTAACTGCTGCAGACTCCTTCAGGATCTCGTTCAGGGCCTAGTTTGTTCATCACCAGCCTTCTGTCACTGGTGTTATTCATGCAGCAATCTTGGATTTCAGGCTACAAGCCAGTGACATCATGGAGCCCAACCTGACCTACGTGTACCCACACACCCGGATCCAGTCCCTTGTCAGCATCCTGCGCACCACTGTGCACCATGCCTTCCCTGTGGTGACAGAGAACCGGGGCAATGAGAGGGAGTTCATGAAGGGAAATCAACTGATCAGTAACAACATCAAATTCAAGGTAAAAGCTTGCTTGTTTGACAGGTTGAAGAGTAGAGAGCTTTGTTTCACATTCAGAATTTAAGCTTTTGGGCAGAATTTGGGTCAGAGATAAGCACCTACTGCAGTAGAACATTTTTAAGAATGCCATTTCATTCCATTGTGTGGGTGATGGTAGAGATGAAAGAGtgggctgcattcccagagggaaaAACTAAGAAGAAAAACGAATCTGTTTAGCATAGACATGAAAACATTTGGATTTGTTACTGAATTGCACAGTCCTATTCTTGCAagtcctgcagcagcagtggctaATGAACATGTTATGTGGTGGCACAAAGCTATGATTAGTAGTTCATAATCACTCTTGGATAACTGTTGACTTGCTCAGTGAGTATCTCAGAATTGTTTGTTGTCTCCAGAAATCCAGCATCCTGACCCGAGCTGGGGAGCAGCGCAAGCGTAGCCAGTCCATGAAGTCCTACCCTTCGAGTGAGCTGCGTAACATGTGTGACGAGCACATAGCAACAGAGGAGCCTCCTGAGAAAGAGGATCTGCTGCAGCAGATGCTGGAGAGAAGGTGAGTCCTGGTAGGCACAAATGTAGGAAAGCAGGGGTTTTCCATACGTTGAGATGTGTTGTAAAGAATGTTTCCTATGTCAgtgggagcagtgctggcatcCATGTTTTAGAAGTTATTTGTCAGGTCTGAGGAGCCAGTGCTGTGGCTCACACCTGTGACCAAGTCCCAGGCAAGTGGGTTATGTCCAGCTTCTTACATTTACTTCAAACACTTACACAGACATATTTCCTTGAGAGGATGAAGTACCTGGGAAGATTTCTGCAGAAATCAATGTCCTCTTATCTGCAAAAATGTGAGAGCTCTGGAAAGCTCACttatcccagctggtgccatgATCCTGATCCCACCTTTCTGGTAACTGGACTGAGTCACCAGGCTTGTGTTGCTGTTACTTCCAAGTAGAAGCCCAGTCTAGTGAATAATTTTCTACATCAGTGATTATGACTTTCATGAATGGCATCCTGACCCTAATATTTTGCCAGATGCTTCAGCTTTTATTAGAATCTGAGTAATTTAGCACTGAAAATTGCTTTAATAGCAAGTGATTTGTAATTGAGTTGGGAAACTGTCCCATTCTGCTGCTCTGACCACATAATGGCTCTTGACCTCTCTCCCCTGTATTTTTTTTGGTGAAGTCTTGCTTGTCCCTAGCAAGAGTCCCTGAAATACTCAGGGGAAGGTTGCAAAGAGCTGAAACAGCTGCTCTTTTGGGAGCTGGGGTGTGTGAACCTTGTAACCCATGGTGTTAAATCCATCACAGATACACTCCTTACCCCAATCTGTACCCTGACCAGTCTCCCAGTGAGGAGTGGACCATGGAGGAACGCTTCAGACCCTTGACCTTCCATGGCTTGATCTTGCGCTCGCAGCTGGTCACCCTCCTTGACCGGGGGGTTTGCTACTCTGAGAGCCAGTCGGTGAGTCTGACACATCCCTGACACATCCCTGCCTTCTCAGGAGCTTGGCAACAATGTTCACAGGCTGCCAAAAAGAATATATCTATTTTTACACTTTAAGGAATGCATGTGTGTTTTTAAAGTTGCAGACGGGTAATGTGAATTCTCCCTTGCAGCACTTAGAATAAAGGAAGTTGAAAATATCCCCAGGAAAAGGATAGCCACTGTTAAAAAAGTAATCCAACAGACCTGTTTGTTGCATAAAGCTATGGAGAATATATGATATGAATATATGACATAAAGATATGCAGAACTGGAGAACAGAGGGCAGACGGTAAATGCAAACAGAGCATCCAGCAGTACATACTTTCTATTTTACTGCTGTGGGTTGAGGTCCTAGCAGAAAGATGTCAGCTGTGTCACTGAGATCAGGCCCAGCTCCCACAAGGCTGGTTTCCTGCTGCCCTCCAATGTTGAGTGTAGATTTGTCAGAGGCTCTCTCAGCTAAAGGCCTGCATAGGTTTGGGTAACAGCACCTCTGCAGAAGGTGGgtgtgggaggaggaggagatctGGGGAGCCATTAGAGGGCATGGtttgctgtgctgcacagcccctgtgctgtCTGGAATGGTGACACATGGGTTCAGTGGGATTTCTTTGGATTGCAGAGTGCAAGTCAGCCTCGGCTGTCCCACGCAGAGATGTTGGAGGATTATCCCCACTACCCAGATATCCATGATCTGGACCTCACATTGCTGAACCCTCGCATGATAGTGGTAAGAGATGCACTGCAGTGTGACAGTCCCTCCTCAGATCTATTTACAACTGtccaaagcttttaaaaaacattgAGGGCATGTTTTAATACACTCTTTGGTGCAGTGACCAACATCCTGTGCTCCTCAAGCACTCAGCCTTCTCTGCATGTGGAAATCCCCTGCTATGAGGTGTCCATTGGTGCTTTACTTCTAGGATAAGGTGTTGCCTGTCCAGTTTAACTTCTCAACAAACCAAAAGAATGTCATATTTGTGCAGAAATAGAAGATGACCACAGTCAAATACTCTGTCCAGGCATCAGTGCCATGGAGGACTTGCAGGAGTTGCATGTTAGTAATTCCCAGAGACATTGAAAATGCCTCTTGTAAATAACAtgattgcttttctttcttaggATGTCACCCCATACATGAACCCATCACCCTTTACTGTCTCTCCAAATACTCATGTGTCACAAGTCTTCAACCTGTTCAGGACAATGGGACTCAGGCATTTACCAGTTGTGAATGCAGTTGGAGAGG
Proteins encoded in this window:
- the CLCN6 gene encoding H(+)/Cl(-) exchange transporter 6 codes for the protein MARCGCGAGLCCCCCGERESRTPEELTILGETHEEEDEILPRKDYESLDYDRCINDPYLEILESMDNKKAQRYEAVKWVLVFAIGVCTGLVGLFVDFFVRLFTQLKFQVVQSSVEECTEKGCLALSLLELLGFNLTFVFLASLLVLIQPVAAGSGIPEIKCYLNGVKVPGVVRLRTVVCKATGVLFSVAGGLFVGKEGPMIHSGAVVGAGLPQFQSISLRKIQFNFPYFCSDRDKRDFVSAGAAAGVAAAFGAPIGGTLFSLEEGSSFWNQGLTWKVLFCSMAATFTLNFFRSGIQFGSWGSFQLPGLLNFGEFKCSESDKKCHLWTAVDLGFFILMGIVGGLLGATFNCLNKRLAKYRMRNVHPKPKLVRVLESLLVSLTTTVMVFVASMVLGECRQISSSRHGGNDTLSLQDISEDVNSSIKTFFCPNETYNDMATLFFNPQESAILQLFHQDGTFSPVTLSLFFLLYFLLSCWTYGISVPSGLFVPSLLCGAAFGRLVANLLKSYIGLDHIYSGTFALIGAAAFLGGVVRMTISLTVILIESTNEITYGLPIMVTLMVAKWTGDFFNKGIYDIHVNLRGVPLLEWEAGMEMDKLQASDIMEPNLTYVYPHTRIQSLVSILRTTVHHAFPVVTENRGNEREFMKGNQLISNNIKFKKSSILTRAGEQRKRSQSMKSYPSSELRNMCDEHIATEEPPEKEDLLQQMLERRYTPYPNLYPDQSPSEEWTMEERFRPLTFHGLILRSQLVTLLDRGVCYSESQSSASQPRLSHAEMLEDYPHYPDIHDLDLTLLNPRMIVDVTPYMNPSPFTVSPNTHVSQVFNLFRTMGLRHLPVVNAVGEVVGIITRHNLTHEFLQARLRQHYQTI